Proteins from a genomic interval of Zingiber officinale cultivar Zhangliang chromosome 2A, Zo_v1.1, whole genome shotgun sequence:
- the LOC122040769 gene encoding protein phosphatase inhibitor 2-like isoform X1 — protein MSRPQVRWNEDNLYEIEANKPVRQKITEPKTPYHPMVEDDACLSPRRAFDECLEKEEAMGITSDDSSSSRKFFSENGAWTSMGVETNAMEQDEDSETDKSRLSFKEHRKAHYDEFRKVKELIRSGSLIDVKATEDHNQKENTKAIV, from the exons ATGAG TAGGCCTCAAGTGAGATGGAATGAAGACAACTTGTATGAAATTGAAGCCAATAAACCAGTGAGGCAGAAAATAACTGAACCtaaaacaccttatcatcctATGGTTGAGGATGATG CTTGTTTATCGCCAAGAAGAGCTTTTGATGAATGCTTGGAAAAGGAGGAAGCTATGGGTATCACTTCAGATGATTCGTCTTCTTCAAGGAAATTTTTTTCTGAGAATGGTGCTTGGACATCTATGGGAGTGGAAACTAATGCCATGGAGCAAGATGAAG ATTCTGAAACGGATAAATCAAGACTAAGTTTCAAGGAGCATCGCAAGGCTCACTATGATGAATTTCGGAAGGTAAAGGAGCTCATACGGTCAGGATCCCTCATAGATGTCAAAGCAACTGAAGATCACAATCAGAAAGAAAACACTAAGGCAATAGTTTGA
- the LOC122040769 gene encoding protein phosphatase inhibitor 2-like isoform X2 encodes MRPQVRWNEDNLYEIEANKPVRQKITEPKTPYHPMVEDDACLSPRRAFDECLEKEEAMGITSDDSSSSRKFFSENGAWTSMGVETNAMEQDEDSETDKSRLSFKEHRKAHYDEFRKVKELIRSGSLIDVKATEDHNQKENTKAIV; translated from the exons ATGAG GCCTCAAGTGAGATGGAATGAAGACAACTTGTATGAAATTGAAGCCAATAAACCAGTGAGGCAGAAAATAACTGAACCtaaaacaccttatcatcctATGGTTGAGGATGATG CTTGTTTATCGCCAAGAAGAGCTTTTGATGAATGCTTGGAAAAGGAGGAAGCTATGGGTATCACTTCAGATGATTCGTCTTCTTCAAGGAAATTTTTTTCTGAGAATGGTGCTTGGACATCTATGGGAGTGGAAACTAATGCCATGGAGCAAGATGAAG ATTCTGAAACGGATAAATCAAGACTAAGTTTCAAGGAGCATCGCAAGGCTCACTATGATGAATTTCGGAAGGTAAAGGAGCTCATACGGTCAGGATCCCTCATAGATGTCAAAGCAACTGAAGATCACAATCAGAAAGAAAACACTAAGGCAATAGTTTGA